A segment of the Leptospiraceae bacterium genome:
GTTCGTTATAAATTTTATGGCTTAGATTGGAAGGATCAGCCAGAAACCATCATAGCAATTGAGATACATGAAAAAGGGGTCCGAAGAAAGGACAAGGGAGAAGGAATCCGAATCCATGTCTATCACGAAGGTTGGATCCGAGAAGATTACAAGAAAGAATATGAAGAAATTTGGGACAAAGCCTTAAATTCTTTAAAAATCCTCCTAACCGAAGAAAAGATCGTTCATTGGTGGGAAAAGGAAAAACGAAAAGGAGACTTCAAATCAGCAAATTTACAAGTAATAAGAGAATTCATCCAAAAAATGGATGATGAAACTAAGAATAAAAAAGACAAAAAGAAAGCATCGAAAATTCTATGGCAGATCTTCCAAGAGTTGGATCCTCTGGGGGAATGGTATTGCAAAGATAGTTTTACGGAAATCGAATTCTATGCAAGAGGACAAAAAATTTTTGGAGCTCTAAAAAGCGGTTATATTGTGATGAGTTGGAGGGAACTAGAACCCATCTTGGGAAGGAATCTCCAAGATTTTGCGGATCGATTCAGCATTGAGCAAAATCACATGGAAATCCATGTAGGACAAAATTACGAAAAAATTCCCGCAGTCGATATTATTCCTGATTTATTCATTCGATGGTGTATCGACGTCATTCAACATAAAAATAATTAGCATGATTCAATTTGAATGCTATCCATTAAGTGAAAGAAATATTTACTTAAAAATCGTCACCGATCATACGGAACGAGGTACCTTGTATCGATTAGCAACGGCAATCTTCGTGATGGGAATGGATATTCATTCGGGAGACATCAAGACCAAACAAGACGAAGAAGGAAAAGAATATTCTGAGGACGTAT
Coding sequences within it:
- a CDS encoding SRPBCC domain-containing protein, with protein sequence MTRKQIEETSIERYIDVVATPQRAYRAVTSQTELRKWWAPRVIMAKNIVSHKSGKDMKMILTNYRENEFVRYKFYGLDWKDQPETIIAIEIHEKGVRRKDKGEGIRIHVYHEGWIREDYKKEYEEIWDKALNSLKILLTEEKIVHWWEKEKRKGDFKSANLQVIREFIQKMDDETKNKKDKKKASKILWQIFQELDPLGEWYCKDSFTEIEFYARGQKIFGALKSGYIVMSWRELEPILGRNLQDFADRFSIEQNHMEIHVGQNYEKIPAVDIIPDLFIRWCIDVIQHKNN